A window of the Chloroflexota bacterium genome harbors these coding sequences:
- a CDS encoding (2Fe-2S)-binding protein, with protein sequence WYDRYVIEQNWDNDFQIDREAQRTMKSWSGITGIRQQDMAMTEGMGTILDRTSEHLGTTDQMIIRTRRKLLAAARALAEDGAPPPGVENPQDYHLRSGQVILPREADWWEETRDRIERFEATPFVAETGG encoded by the coding sequence TGGTACGACCGCTACGTCATCGAACAGAATTGGGACAACGACTTCCAGATCGATCGCGAGGCCCAGCGCACCATGAAGAGCTGGTCCGGCATCACCGGCATCCGCCAGCAGGACATGGCGATGACCGAGGGCATGGGCACCATCCTGGACCGCACCAGCGAGCACCTCGGCACCACGGACCAGATGATCATCCGCACCCGCCGCAAGCTCCTCGCCGCCGCCCGCGCCCTCGCCGAGGACGGCGCCCCACCCCCCGGCGTCGAGAACCCCCAGGACTACCACCTACGCTCCGGCCAGGTAATCCTCCCCCGAGAAGCAGACTGGTGGGAAGAAACCCGTGACCGCATAGAACGCTTTGAGGCGACCCCCTTTGTGGCTGAAACTGGAGGATAG